A stretch of Henckelia pumila isolate YLH828 chromosome 4, ASM3356847v2, whole genome shotgun sequence DNA encodes these proteins:
- the LOC140867064 gene encoding ethylene-responsive transcription factor ERF017-like, giving the protein MVKTGSESSSSGNGASRSTVEFKYTGVRKRKWGKYVSEIRLPNSRERIWLGSYDTAEKAARAFDAALFCLRGPNAKFNFPNDPPNIPGGTSLSPAEILVVSQQYGNGNGNYSSINDCSGGVPVGGEAEFQAQEMEGNSPSSNSEGDGNMNPIDWSFLDMLNSPYNEMGGAGNWGHVSDFELFHDPGDDVYLPPHMAAGNDNDENDDVGNENLPSFLWNFW; this is encoded by the coding sequence ATGGTTAAGACGGGATCAGAATCGTCTTCTTCTGGCAATGGGGCGAGTAGGAGTACGGTGGAGTTTAAGTACACGGGCGTGAGGAAGAGAAAGTGGGGGAAATATGTGTCGGAGATACGGCTTCCCAACAGCAGGGAGAGGATATGGCTGGGCTCCTACGACACGGCGGAGAAGGCGGCGAGGGCGTTCGACGCCGCCTTGTTTTGCCTTCGGGGACCTAATGCTAAGTTCAACTTCCCTAATGACCCGCCGAATATCCCCGGCGGCACTTCGCTGTCTCCTGCTGAGATACTGGTGGTCTCGCAGCAGTATGGGAATGGGAATGGGAATTATAGCAGCATTAACGACTGCTCCGGGGGCGTGCCGGTCGGTGGAGAGGCTGAGTTTCAGGCTCAGGAGATGGAAGGGAATTCGCCGTCGTCGAATTCGGAAGGAGATGGAAATATGAATCCGATCGACTGGTCTTTTCTTGATATGCTGAACTCACCATATAATGAAATGGGAGGCGCCGGAAATTGGGGCCATGTTTCAGATTTCGAGCTTTTTCATGATCCCGGTGACGATGTTTACTTGCCACCGCATATGGCTGCCGGAAATGATAACGATGAGAACGACGACGTTGGAAACGAAAATCTGCCGTCATTTCTTTGGAATTTTTggtga